One region of Populus trichocarpa isolate Nisqually-1 chromosome 4, P.trichocarpa_v4.1, whole genome shotgun sequence genomic DNA includes:
- the LOC18097359 gene encoding peroxisomal membrane protein PMP22 isoform X2 — translation MLEKMFKGKKDTATVAKKVAVEQLTASPWNNLVFMIYYGMVIDGRPWMQVKTKLKKEYPAMQFTSWTFWPVVGWVNHQYVPLQFRVIFHSLSAVVWGIFLNLRAKSMALTKG, via the exons ATGCTGGAAAAAATGTTCAAGGGAAAGAAGGATACTGCAACAGTTGCCAAGAAG GTGGCTGTGGAGCAGTTGACAGCTTCTCCTTGGAACAACTtggttttcatgatttattatgGGATGGTTATTGACG GAAGACCCTGGATGCAAGtgaaaactaaactaaaaaaggaATACCCAGCAATGCAGTTCACATCATGGACG TTCTGGCCAGTCGTTGGGTGGGTAAATCACCAGTACGTGCCACTGCAGTTTCGTGTTATTTTCCACAGCCTTAGTGCAGTAGTCTG GGGAATATTTCTAAACCTCCGAGCAAAGTCAATGGCGTTGACCAAAGGTTAA
- the LOC18097359 gene encoding peroxisomal membrane protein PMP22 isoform X1 — MQLFGFGYLGPFGHFLHLMLEKMFKGKKDTAAVAKKVAVEQLTASPWNNLVFMIYYGMVIDGRPWMQVKTKLKKEYPAMQFTSWTFWPVVGWVNHQYVPLQFRVIFHSLSAVVWGIFLNLRAKSMALTKG, encoded by the exons ATGCAGCTTTTTGGGTTTGGATATCTGGGACCATTCGGGCATTTCCTACATTTAATGCTGGAAAAAATGTTCAAGGGAAAGAAGGATACCGCAGCAGTTGCCAAGAAG GTGGCTGTGGAGCAGTTGACAGCTTCTCCTTGGAACAACTtggttttcatgatttattatgGGATGGTTATTGACG GAAGACCCTGGATGCAAGtgaaaactaaactaaaaaaggaATACCCAGCAATGCAGTTCACATCATGGACG TTCTGGCCAGTCGTTGGGTGGGTAAATCACCAGTACGTGCCACTGCAGTTTCGTGTTATTTTCCACAGCCTTAGTGCAGTAGTCTG GGGAATATTTCTAAACCTCCGAGCAAAGTCAATGGCGTTGACCAAAGGTTAA
- the LOC112327184 gene encoding probable F-box protein At4g22030, with protein MASLQASSFLFSSCSCSTRINAAVSVPKLPRFRLPVPRTPLRFVEELNLRDGFTSTVPLLENTRPDHQCEPIESKTTAAAAKLYAILEAVSDRVEMHKNIGEQRDNWNKLLLNSINMITLTAATMAGVASAGTVGAPLLALKLSSTLLFSAATGMLLIMNKIQPSQLAEEQRNATRLFKQLYSHIRTTLALRDPTALDVKDAMEKTLALDKAYPLPLLGKMIEKFPEKFEPAVWWPKTQGSPRKQRKTQGRNGCSGDLEEEMRQVIEVIKRKDSEDYMRLGNLALKVNKILAISGPLLTGIAAAGSAFVGHGSWAAIVAVTAGALASTVNTFEHGGQIGMVVEMYRNCAGFFTLMEESIETSIQQRDFEKSEDREMFEMNVALKLGRSLSQLRDLARKSSSSHVDGSTIDEFASKLF; from the coding sequence ATGGCCTCTTTACAAGCTTCaagctttcttttctcttcttgtaGTTGTTCAACAAGAATCAATGCTGCTGTTTCGGTACCTAAGCTTCCAAGATTCCGTCTCCCAGTTCCAAGAACCCCATTAAGATTTGTTGAGGAGCTGAATTTAAGAGATGGGTTCACAAGTACAGTCCCATTATTAGAAAACACAAGGCCAGATCATCAGTGTGAGCCAATCGAGTCTAAAACTACTGCAGCAGCAGCCAAGCTTTACGCAATCTTAGAAGCTGTTTCTGATAGAGTAGAGATGCACAAAAACATTGGGGAGCAGCGTGACAATTGGAACAAACTtcttttgaattcaattaaCATGATCACTCTAACAGCAGCAACAATGGCTGGTGTTGCATCAGCTGGTACAGTTGGAGCACCTCTTTTGGCTTTGAAGTTATCTTctactcttttattttctgcAGCTACTGGAATGTTACTGATCATGAACAAAATCCAGCCTTCACAGCTTGCAGAAGAGCAAAGAAATGCCACAAGATTGTTCAAGCAACTTTATAGCCATATACGAACAACACTTGCTCTTCGCGATCCTACCGCGTTAGATGTGAAGGATGCAATGGAGAAGACATTGGCTCTTGATAAAGCTTACCCTCTTCCTTTGTTaggaaaaatgattgaaaagttTCCCGAAAAATTTGAGCCTGCTGTTTGGTGGCCTAAAACACAAGGATCCCCAAGAAAGCAGCGCAAAACACAAGGAAGGAATGGGTGCAGTGGGGATCTTGAAGAGGAGATGAGGCAGGTGATTGAAGTGATAAAGAGAAAAGATAGTGAAGATTACATGAGACTAGGCAACTTGGCATTGAAGGTTAACAAGATCTTAGCCATCTCTGGTCCATTACTCACTGGCATTGCAGCTGCTGGGTCTGCCTTTGTAGGCCATGGATCTTGGGCAGCGATTGTGGCTGTCACAGCTGGTGCATTAGCTAGCACAGTCAATACATTTGAGCACGGTGGCCAAATCGGTATGGTAGTTGAAATGTACAGAAACTGTGCTGGATTCTTTACACTTATGgaagaatcaattgaaaccagCATTCAACAAAGAGATTTCGAGAAAAGCGAAGACCGAGAAATGTTCGAAATGAATGTTGCATTGAAGCTTGGAAGAAGCTTGTCACAACTGAGAGATCTTGCCAGAAAATCCTCTTCTTCTCATGTAGATGGAAGCACCATAGATGAGTTTGCTAGCAAACTTTTTTGA
- the LOC18097362 gene encoding probable F-box protein At4g22030 — translation MASLQASSFLVSCTCSTRINAAISVPKLPGIRISVPRNALNVVEEHNLRDGFTSAIPIEKINTATNTRIDQEPATTRATVKLFAILEAVADRVEMHKNIGEQRDNWNKLLLNSINMITLTAATMAGIASAGTVGAPLLALKLSSTLLFSAATGMLLIMNKIQPSQLAEEQRNATRLFKQLYSHIRTTLALRDPTALDVKDAMEKTLALDKAYPLPLLGKMIEKFPEKFEPAVWWPKTQGSPRKQHKTQGRNGCSGDLEEEMRQVIEVIKRKDSEDYMRLGNLALKVNKILAISGPLLTGIAAAGSAFVGHGSWAAIVAVTAGALASTVNTFEHGGQIGMVVEMYRNCAGFFTLMEESIETSIQQRDFEKSEDGEMFEMNVALKLGRSLSQLRDLARKSSSSHVDGSTIDEFASKLF, via the coding sequence ATGGCCTCTTTACAAGCTTCAAGCTTTCTTGTCTCTTGTACTTGTTCAACAAGAATCAATGCTGCCATTTCTGTACCTAAGCTTCCAGGAATTCGTATTTCAGTTCCAAGAAATGCATTAAATGTAGTTGAGGAACATAATTTAAGAGATGGGTTCACAAGTGCAATCCCAATAGAGAAGATTAATACTGCCACTAACACAAGGATTGATCAAGAACCAGCAACTACTAGAGCAACAGTCAAGCTTTTTGCCATCTTGGAAGCCGTTGCAGATAGAGTAGAGATGCACAAAAACATTGGGGAGCAACGTGACAATTGGAACAAACTtcttttgaattcaattaaCATGATCACTCTAACAGCAGCAACAATGGCTGGTATTGCATCAGCTGGTACAGTTGGAGCACCTCTTTTGGCTTTGAAGTTATCTTctactcttttattttctgcAGCTACTGGAATGTTACTGATCATGAACAAAATCCAGCCTTCACAGCTTGCAGAAGAGCAAAGAAATGCCACAAGATTGTTCAAGCAACTTTATAGCCATATACGAACAACACTTGCTCTTCGCGATCCTACCGCGTTAGATGTGAAGGATGCAATGGAGAAGACATTGGCTCTTGATAAAGCTTACCCTCTTCCTTTGTTaggaaaaatgattgaaaagttTCCCGAAAAATTTGAGCCTGCTGTTTGGTGGCCTAAAACACAAGGATCCCCAAGAAAGCAGCACAAAACACAAGGAAGGAATGGGTGCAGTGGGGATCTTGAAGAGGAGATGAGGCAGGTGATTGAAGTGATAAAGAGAAAAGATAGTGAAGATTACATGAGACTAGGCAACTTGGCATTGAAGGTTAACAAGATCTTAGCCATCTCTGGTCCATTACTCACTGGCATTGCAGCTGCTGGGTCTGCCTTTGTAGGCCATGGATCTTGGGCAGCGATTGTGGCTGTCACAGCTGGTGCATTAGCTAGCACAGTCAATACATTTGAGCACGGTGGCCAAATCGGTATGGTAGTTGAAATGTACAGAAACTGTGCTGGATTCTTTACACTTATGgaagaatcaattgaaaccagCATTCAACAAAGAGATTTCGAGAAAAGCGAAGACGGAGAAATGTTTGAAATGAATGTTGCATTGAAGCTTGGAAGAAGCTTGTCACAACTGAGAGATCTTGCCAGAAAATCCTCTTCTTCTCATGTAGATGGAAGCACCATAGATGAGTTTGCTAGCAAACTTTTTTGA